The genome window CTCTATGTCTCCGGCATCACACAGGATGGTACAAAGTCATTCAAGCTCCTTTTAAGGAGAAGCCAGATTCTGGCAGTCGAATACCGTGATTCGGAGGGCATTACGGTGGTTAAGGCCGACAGTGAGTCCGAAACAAGAAAGGCCCTTGAACTGGTTTCCAAGGTCGAAGGTGCGTACATGGTGAACGTCTGGGTTCCGGTTGGAGGTGTTTGAGATGATAAGGAACATGAACATCTACCCGCTCTACGATGATGGGAATCACAAGGTTTACTGGCTCGGCATCGAAGAGGCCGAGGACGAGAAGGGGATACTCACCAACCAGTACCTCGTGGTGGATGGAAACGAGGCGGCCCTCGTGGAACCCGGCGGGTTCTTTGTGTTTTCAAGGGTCCTGAGGAACGTTTCCTCGGTTATCCCGCCGACTCAGATAAAGTACCTCATGTACTCCCATCAGGACCCGGACGTTGTGGCTGGATTGAACCTCTGGTTTGAGTACGCCCCCCTCGCAAAGCTCATCATCTCGGAACTCTGGGTTCGCTTCATCCCCCACATGGCCGTTCTGAGTGCCGGCAGAACGATTGGGATACCCGACAGAGGAGCGGAGTTCCAGCTCGGAAACTCCAAGATAAAGGCGGTTCCTTCCCACTACCTTCACAGTCCCGGAAACTTCTCGTTCTACGACGAGAAGAGCGGAATACTCTTCAGCACGGACATAGGGGCGGCCGCTTTTCCGGAGGGTGAGTGGTACCTCTTCGTCGAGGATTTTGATGAACATGTACAGTACATGGAGGGCTTCCACAGGCGCTACATGAGCTCAACCAAGGCGCTGAGGGCATGGGTTCGCTCAATCAGGAAGCTGAAGCCGAAGGTCATAGCACCGCAGCACGGGGCGATATTCCAGGACGAGAACGTTGACAGGTTCCTCGACTGGCTCGATGGCCTCGAAGTGGGCATAGACGTCTTCGAGAAGGAATTTTACGGGGAATAACTCCCCAGAATCTCTTTTACAAGCTTTTCAAGCTCCCACAGGTCCCTGACATAGTAGTCGGCACCCTCGATTTCCCCGAAGCGCGTAACGTTGACGACCTTCATGCCGGCCCTTTTGCCGGCGAGCACATCGTGACGGCTGTCGCCAACCATCAGCGCTTCCTCCGGCTCCAGGCCGAGTGCGTTCAGGGCTTTTTCAACGAGGTAGGGGCTTGGCTTGACCCCGTCAAGGTTTGAATAGTCCTTTCCGTAAACAACATCGAAGTATTTCCTCAAATCGAAGAGGTCCAAAACGAACTCCGTGCACTCCGGGGAGGCGTTACTCACGGCCCCCAGCTTCAGGCCCATCCTTTTCAGCTCTCCCAGGACATCAACATCCGGGAAGGGTTTTATCCTGCCCTTGTCTGCCATCCGCATGCGGTACTCAAGGTTCACGCCGTCAACGATTTTCCAGAACTCCACGTGGTCTATGCCAAAGCGCTCGATGTAGCTCCTCGGAAGCTCGCCGGTTACCGTCTTTTTGTATGTCCCGTAGTCCAGTTCGATGCCACGCTCCCGGAGGGCTGGCATAACCCACTTCTCGTACCATTCCCTGTGGTCGTAGCCCTCGTAGTAGACCAAGGTCTCGTCAACGTCGAAGATTAAACCGCGGAGCATCCCCATCATAAGGAGGGCAACGGTGGAGCTTTAAAGTTTGTCGCTCAGAGCTCAAGTTTCTTGAGAAGGGCCCACTGCCTTGGTTTCCATGCAAGGGGATCAGTGACAACGTAGACCCTGGTATTGGTGAGTATAACGTGATCACGAATGGTGTTCAAAAATCTCAGAAACGTCTCAAATCCATTATGGAGCGCCAGGTACTCGGGACAGGCTATAATTACAGCCCTATCCGGATGCCCTTTGAGACTTTTGATTATACCATCCAAAATTCTGTGGAGTTCCCTCGGACCAAAATATCCCTTAACGGAACTCACGGTAATGAGATTCCAGTCGGGAGGAACCTTCATCCCGGCCCGGCCTATAACAACGGCGCTATCTTCGATTATGTCGGAGAATGAACTCACCAGCCTGAATGCGGGGACATCAACCCTCCGGGTTCCTTCCTTCCGTGACCGCGCCAGCACAGGAAGTGAAATCCTGAGCATTCCACTCACCGCTTAAGGGTAAAATCCTGATATGGATATTTAAATCCTTTTTGTAGATGCCTATGTAGGTGCAGGGCCTCGGCCTCCTGGACTGGTCATCACCCATCAGCCGGTTGATCCTTCGTCATCGGCGGAGGAAGTATGAAAAAGGGGTTAAAAACCTTCAGAACAGCTCCTCAAGCTTGACGTCTATCTTGTCCGGGTTGAAGGGCAGGACGTGCCTGGTGGTCTTGGGGGAGTAGACCTCACCGCGCTTGACGAGCTCCATGACCTCTTCCTTGCTCGGGGCTTTCCTGATGAAGACGTAGTCGATCTCGCCCTTCCCCATGTCCTCTCTGGCGTCCTCCTTGAGGCCGTAGTAGATGAGCTCGATCCTGCCCTCGACGCTCATCTCGTCGAGAACCTTGCTGACCTTCTTCTGCTCATCGAGGCCGCCGGGGATGGCGAAGCTCTTCTCGCCGACGAGGGCAAAGGCCATCTCTCCCCTCTCGGCCTTCTCCTCGGCCTCGGGGTCCTCAACCACCTCAAGCCCCTCTGCCTTGAGCCTCTCGAGAACCTCCTCAAGGCTGCCCTTGAAGGCCGGGTACCAGGTGTAGACCTTGACGTCGTCGCTGAAGTAGTCGAGTATGACGGAGGGAGCCTTCTTGGCGCCGAGCTTCTGAAGACCGGCCCAGCGGTGGTGACCGTCAACGATGAGGTACATGTCCTCACCGGGAACCTTGGCGAGGAGCATCGGCTTCCAGAAGAGACCGGAGCCGGTGACGCTCTCGATGAAGGCCTCGAGCTCCTTCTGAACGAGCTGTTCATGGGGCTTCATCTTGTCGAGCTCGATAAAAACGTAGTCAACCTTAACGGTCGGGATGTCGTACTTCGGAACCTTCTCAACTCCCATTTTCCACAACCTCCGTGAGCCTAAACCAGCAGACGGAAATCGAAGCGGAGGATAAAAAGGCTTTCCCATTTATATGACCAGTTTTTCCTGATGATTCTGCGCAGGATAGCCCAAAATTATGAAAATTCTGCGGGGATAATGGTTAAAACCCCGGAGAGAGATATAACTCCGATGAGGAATATCGCCGACCTGCCCCTCCACGGCGGCCACGTTCCGGCGTGGCTGGCCCAGAGGATGAGGAAGCTCACCCGGTTAGTGCTGGTTCTGGCGGTTGAGGAGTACGGAACGAAGGGACTCCTGAAGACGTGCACGTCAGCGACGCCATTGGGAGAGACTTCAGAAGGGGGCCGGCTTTACCCGAGTTCGGCGAGATAATAAAGCGCGCCAAGCTGTTCGGCGAGGAGCTCAACAAACTGCCGGTCAAAGAGCTGGTCATCGGGGAATCAACGCCCGGAGGAACGACAACCGCTCAGGCTGTCCTGTGGGCACTCGGCTACGACGCGAAGACCAGTTCAGCCTCGCCCAACAACCCGCAGAGCCTCAAGGAGAGGGTAATCGGCGAGGCCTTTGAGAGGGCCGGAATCGGGAAAGGTCAACTGAAGGACAACCCGCTTGAGGCCCTGAGGCAGTTCGGCGACCCCATGATGGCAACGGTGGTGGGTATTTCCCTCGGCTTCAGGAAGAACGTCGTCTTAGCTGGAGGAACGCAGATGTTGGCTGTTTCAGCCCTTCTAAAGGCCCTCGGCGAGGATTTAAACAGGTTCATGATAGCGACCACCAAGTGGGTGGTCAACGACAAAAGCGCGACCTTCCTCAAAACGGCGAGGGAAATCGGGATAATAACTTATTCCGCCGACCTCGACTTCTCCAAGAGCGAGTTCAAGGGGCTCAGGGACTACGAGAACGGGTACGTCAAGGAGGGCGTCGGCGCGGGGGGAGCGACGTGGCTGGCCGTTAAGGCGGGTTTCTCGCCGGAAGAGGTGAGCGAAAAGGTCGAGGAGCTTTACAGGAGGCTCATGGAGATGAAACCGTCTTTTGAGGAGTTCGGCTTTTATTCCAGATTCAATGGCTTTCTCATACATCTCTTTGTCGTCGGTTACCAGTTTCTCGTTTGCTTTTATCTGCACATCCAGTGGAGAATAGCGAAAAATAAAAAGAGCAAGCTATGGCCTGTGGCATGTGGAAGAAGCAAGGGTTAATACTATGTCCATGGCAATGAGGGCTCCTAGGATCACCAGCGCTGTGGCGGGTTTTCCATATGCATACACAACTAAAGTAGCCGCTAGATAACCTGTCAACCGTTTGAGGAATGATGTTAAAGAGGGGGAATAGTTTTTGCAATATGCACCTATCACGGACCTGGCGTTATTGGCTCGCATGTATGACCCTCCTCTCCGCAACATGGCCCGTTACAACAGAAACCCGCACATGTTAACCAACAGGGAACAGACCATGGCCAAGGTATCCATCCGCACATAGCAGCACATCCGGCAGATGCACATGCTGCCATACAAGTGTTACTTGAGCACGGTTCACAACAGTATGAGGTGCATCTCTCAAGTATACCGCATGATTTCCCGCCCCCACATTCCTGAACACATGAATCTAGTGTTTTAAAGTTTCCGTTTATCATTAAACCTTTGAGTTTAGTAGTGTGATTTTCTAAACTAACAACTTCCCCCAAGACCTTTACTCCCTGTACTGGCTTTGAGAATTCGTATAGTGCTATTACGTGCTTCTTGTCCTTCAGTGGAATTCCCATAGCGAGCATGGTTATCCTCTCACCATTGTACTCGATGGTGTGCTTGACAATCTTGACGTGGGAATAGTCAACGTCCCAGGGCTTTGCGAGCTTCCAGAAGTCCCGCGTAGTTGCGAGCTTGAAGAACATGTGCGCTTTAGACCAGTTCTCCTGAACCCTATCAATGGGCTTCGTAACGGCAAAGGGGTTGACACAACCCTTGACCTCTGGATACTTGGGGTAGCTGACCACGTACGCTCCGTACGCCCCAATCAGCAGCAGGGCCACAAACACGGCCAGCAATGCACGCCTCCGCATCGACCCCCCCAACGGGTTCTTGCATCCGTATTATAATAGGTTATAGTATATAAACGTTATCCAAACCAAAAGTTAACAACCAAATCCAAGATGCACTTAATATTGCGAACAAAGCGCAGTATCTACTAAAAATTCATTCTGGATCCGATATTTCAAACTAGTGTCCAGCCCTGCGTCCACCACGTCAGTACTCGAACTTATAGTCCCTCTCCCTCATCTGGCGGATTATCTCAGTTATGTCCTCAACGTCCTCATCAACCGTTAGTTCCTCCCGGACAACCTTTTCCACGTCCTCAAGAGTAGGTTTACTCTCAGAGGGCCTCTTTAATCGTAGCTTCAGCAGAAGGTTCTGAGCGTTAAGGAACAACCTCTCGACCTGAGTCTCAACGTCCTCCTGATCTCACCAAAACCCAATAGGTGATGGAGTTATTTAACACTTCTCGTCATCTCCCACTTTGCAATGCTCTCCTCAAGTGCCTTCCTGACGGCTTTTCCGATGTTCATTCCAAGCTCCGTCGCGGTTCCTGCCCACTCCTTTTCCCCTTCGAAAGCGAAGACGCCGATTCCATCGCTCGTCGTCCCCGTCGCGTTGTAGCCAAGCCTCAGCAGTGTGTAGCTTTTCGCCTCGGTTGCCGTCATTATCGCGTTGGTCATAGCACCAACGGTTAGTCCCTCGTTTATCACGAGCGCGATGTTTATCGTCCCCGGCTCCCAGGGAGGCGGTACGTCGCCTGCTATCGCCGGATTGGTGATTCCAGCGGTAATGTAGGCCGTAACGCTCCCGCTCTTCACCACCGATAAAACCTTCGCCACGTCGGCGGCCGTCATGAAGCCAACGAAGTTCTCAAGGTCGTTCTCCCACTCGAAGGCGAGGCAATCAGCCCTGTAGTCGCCGGAGTAGTTCTTGTGAACCATCATGAAGAAGAAGCCGTTGGCCCTCGTAAGGCCTCCCCTGTGGGGCGCATTGCTGAGGGCGAGCATCGGCTCATCGAATGGGAGGATAAAGTGTTTGAACTCCATGACTTTCTCCCCGGCGCCTCGAAATATAACCCTTCCCGTTAAACGCTTCCGTTTGCTGAAAGGTTATTAAGTTCGGGAACAAGCTTAATCGGGTGGTAATATGGGAACGGAGGAACACAAGAGAAAGGCCCCAAAAAAGTTCCGCTTCGCGGTCATAACCGTTAGCGACACCGCGAGCAGGGGGGAGAAGGAGGATAAGAGCGGGAAGTTTCTCATCGAGGAGCTGGAGAAGGCAGGACATGAGAAGGTTTACTACGCGGTCGTGCCCGACGAAAAGATGGCTATAATAGGGGCCGTCGTTGAGGCCTTCGAGAAAGGTGCCGATGTGGTTGTTACCTCGGGCGGAACTGGAATCGCGAGCAGGGACGTGACGATAGAGAGCCTAAGACCGCTGTTCGACAAAGAGCTTACCGGCTTCGGTGAAGTATTCAGGCTCCTCAGCTACGAGGAGATAGGAACGGCCGCGGTCATGACGAGAGCGACAGCTGGGGTAATCCGTAGCTCGGGGAGAGCAATGGCGGTCTTCTGCCTGCCGGGAAGCCTCGGGGCGGCTAAGACAGGAATAAAGATCATCCTCAACGAGGCCGGCCACGTGCTGAAGCACGGAGGGGAGTAACCTTAAATCATTTCCAGCCAATACGAAGTGGTGATACCGATGGAGAACATTGGCGATGTAAAAAAAGCCCCCTCTGACCAAAAGGAGGAGAAGCTTAGGGGTCTTCGGAAGTTCAGGGGAGTCCTTGGGACGTTCGATAAAGAGACAATCCAGTGGGCCATTGAGGAGGCTGAGGAGATTTGAGGGACGTGGTTTTCATTGATACGTCCATTCTTGTAGAGTATATCCTGAACGGCCCGAATGCAGATTTCGCGGAGATGGTTCTAAGCGGTCCCTCTACCAGCGTGACGTCCACGATAGTTTACAGGGAATCACTCGGAGCCCTTGCAATGGCTTTCGGACGGCAGAGGTTCGGGATAAAGGGGAAACACAGCCTGCGGAAGTTTATAAGGAAAAACGGCTGGGCCCCGTTTAAGCCCGTCATCGATGCGCTGGACGGATTAATAAACGAAAGCGGGATTGTGGTGCTCCAGGATTCCCCACAGACTAACGCTTTAAGGACGATCATGGAAAAGTACCACCTGATGCCGTCTGACGCCCAGATAGTCCTGACCTGCCAGGCTTATGGAATTGAGAAGATAGCCACCTTCGACTCTGACTTCAAGAGGGTGGATTTCCTAAAAACACTGGAGGTGTAAAAATGAGGGAATTCAAGCGCCTCACTCCCTACCGCGAGGCCCTGAAGCTCCTCCTCGACGATCTGAGCGAGATTCCAGAGCTTGAGGAGGTTCCGCTCGACGAGGCGCTCGGCAGGGTTCTTGCCGAGGACGTGGTTTCGCCGATAGACAGCCCGCCCTTCGACCGCTCGGCCGTCGACGGCTATGCCCTCCGGGCGGAGGACACATTCCCGGCGAGGGAGTACAGTCCGGTTGAACTCAGGGTCGTGGACGAGATAGTCGCTGGGGAGGAGAGCGGAGCGAGGGTTGAGCCCGGCACGGTGGTGAAGCTAATGACGGGCTCGAAGATGCCGGAGGGAGCGAATGCCGTCATCATGCAGGAGATGGTCGAGCGCGAGGGAGAGGTCATAAGGGTTCTCCGGCCGGTTGCCCCGGGCCAGAACGTGGCCTTCGCGGGAGAGGACGTGAAGAAGGGCGAGGTGATCCTGCGGAAGGGGCAGGTTTTAAGGCCCCAAGACCTTGCGCTCCTCAAGAGCATCGGCTTCAGGAGCGTGAAGGTCAAGAGGAAGCCCCGCGTCGGGATAATCGTCACCGGCGACGAGCTCATCGAGGAATTCGATGAAGGCGCGCTGAAGGCCGGGAAGATTATGGAGAGCAACTCGACTATGCTCATGGGGCTGGTGCGGCAGTACTTCGGCGAGCCGGTTTTCTATGGCGTCGTTCCAGACGATGAAGGTGCCATCAGGTCTGCAATAGAGAGGGCAGGGGGAGAGTGCGACCTCGTCCTCGTCACGGGCGGCTCCGCCTTCGGCGATAAGGATTTCGCCCACCGCTTCGTCAAACTGCTCTTCCACGGTACGACGATAAAGCCCGGAAGGCCGGTAGGCTACGGTGAGGGGGTCTTCATAATGAGCGGTTATCCGGTAGCTGTCTTCGCCCAGTTCCACCTCTACGTCAAGCACGCCCTTGCGAAGCTGGTGGGGACTAGGGACTACGAGGTCCGGGTTCGGGCAAGGCTCACCGAGCGCGTTTCGAGCCAGCTCGGAAGGCACGAGTTCGTCAAGGTCCGGTACGAGAACGGAGAAGCCAGACCGATCAAGAAGAAGGGCAGCGGAATAATAAGCTCGCTGGTGGAGAGCAACGGGTACATAGAAATCCCAGAGGACAGCGAGGGGTACCTCGAGGGAGAGACCGTTGAGGTTGTGCTGTACTGAAGACCATCACTCCCCGATCAGCTCCTTCCTATCCGGCTTTTTTATTATGGGCTTAACCTCATCCGGGAGGACGTTTGGATCAACGAGATTCTCCACTATCTCAAGGGCCTCACTGCGCTCCCTTTTCCTTTCCGCAATAACATCACTGAGAAAATTCGATTTTCCCCACGGGAGAACGTCCCTGATTTTTTCTTCCTCGTCGTCCCGGGGGTTCTTCCTACTTGCC of Thermococcus sp. JdF3 contains these proteins:
- a CDS encoding MBL fold metallo-hydrolase; this encodes MIRNMNIYPLYDDGNHKVYWLGIEEAEDEKGILTNQYLVVDGNEAALVEPGGFFVFSRVLRNVSSVIPPTQIKYLMYSHQDPDVVAGLNLWFEYAPLAKLIISELWVRFIPHMAVLSAGRTIGIPDRGAEFQLGNSKIKAVPSHYLHSPGNFSFYDEKSGILFSTDIGAAAFPEGEWYLFVEDFDEHVQYMEGFHRRYMSSTKALRAWVRSIRKLKPKVIAPQHGAIFQDENVDRFLDWLDGLEVGIDVFEKEFYGE
- a CDS encoding HAD family hydrolase; translated protein: MLRGLIFDVDETLVYYEGYDHREWYEKWVMPALRERGIELDYGTYKKTVTGELPRSYIERFGIDHVEFWKIVDGVNLEYRMRMADKGRIKPFPDVDVLGELKRMGLKLGAVSNASPECTEFVLDLFDLRKYFDVVYGKDYSNLDGVKPSPYLVEKALNALGLEPEEALMVGDSRHDVLAGKRAGMKVVNVTRFGEIEGADYYVRDLWELEKLVKEILGSYSP
- a CDS encoding DUF835 domain-containing protein: MLRISLPVLARSRKEGTRRVDVPAFRLVSSFSDIIEDSAVVIGRAGMKVPPDWNLITVSSVKGYFGPRELHRILDGIIKSLKGHPDRAVIIACPEYLALHNGFETFLRFLNTIRDHVILTNTRVYVVTDPLAWKPRQWALLKKLEL
- the serK gene encoding L-serine kinase SerK, producing the protein MGVEKVPKYDIPTVKVDYVFIELDKMKPHEQLVQKELEAFIESVTGSGLFWKPMLLAKVPGEDMYLIVDGHHRWAGLQKLGAKKAPSVILDYFSDDVKVYTWYPAFKGSLEEVLERLKAEGLEVVEDPEAEEKAERGEMAFALVGEKSFAIPGGLDEQKKVSKVLDEMSVEGRIELIYYGLKEDAREDMGKGEIDYVFIRKAPSKEEVMELVKRGEVYSPKTTRHVLPFNPDKIDVKLEELF
- a CDS encoding adenosylcobinamide amidohydrolase, which translates into the protein MEFKHFILPFDEPMLALSNAPHRGGLTRANGFFFMMVHKNYSGDYRADCLAFEWENDLENFVGFMTAADVAKVLSVVKSGSVTAYITAGITNPAIAGDVPPPWEPGTINIALVINEGLTVGAMTNAIMTATEAKSYTLLRLGYNATGTTSDGIGVFAFEGEKEWAGTATELGMNIGKAVRKALEESIAKWEMTRSVK
- a CDS encoding molybdenum cofactor biosynthesis protein B; the encoded protein is MGTEEHKRKAPKKFRFAVITVSDTASRGEKEDKSGKFLIEELEKAGHEKVYYAVVPDEKMAIIGAVVEAFEKGADVVVTSGGTGIASRDVTIESLRPLFDKELTGFGEVFRLLSYEEIGTAAVMTRATAGVIRSSGRAMAVFCLPGSLGAAKTGIKIILNEAGHVLKHGGE
- a CDS encoding PIN domain-containing protein — its product is MVFIDTSILVEYILNGPNADFAEMVLSGPSTSVTSTIVYRESLGALAMAFGRQRFGIKGKHSLRKFIRKNGWAPFKPVIDALDGLINESGIVVLQDSPQTNALRTIMEKYHLMPSDAQIVLTCQAYGIEKIATFDSDFKRVDFLKTLEV
- the glp gene encoding gephyrin-like molybdotransferase Glp translates to MREFKRLTPYREALKLLLDDLSEIPELEEVPLDEALGRVLAEDVVSPIDSPPFDRSAVDGYALRAEDTFPAREYSPVELRVVDEIVAGEESGARVEPGTVVKLMTGSKMPEGANAVIMQEMVEREGEVIRVLRPVAPGQNVAFAGEDVKKGEVILRKGQVLRPQDLALLKSIGFRSVKVKRKPRVGIIVTGDELIEEFDEGALKAGKIMESNSTMLMGLVRQYFGEPVFYGVVPDDEGAIRSAIERAGGECDLVLVTGGSAFGDKDFAHRFVKLLFHGTTIKPGRPVGYGEGVFIMSGYPVAVFAQFHLYVKHALAKLVGTRDYEVRVRARLTERVSSQLGRHEFVKVRYENGEARPIKKKGSGIISSLVESNGYIEIPEDSEGYLEGETVEVVLY